The nucleotide window CAGAGACATGGAAAGGAATTCCATAAAAGTTGAATTGACctcaaagaaaaatttccttttcttttacccATGTTATCAATTTGAATTGGAATTCAGAGGCTACTCCAGAAGACTTCCTAAGTGAATTTTTATCTAAAAAGAAACGAGGGGCTGGATTTTTCAGGCTTTATTGAAAAGTCCTAATGAAAACAAGATTTGGGAGCATCTCTGTGTCTTTCTAGTTCCTTGCTCTACTGAGCAGACTCTTCCTGCTTCTCCATATTTTTACAACCTAGTCTTCTGTCAAATGTGTTCTTCCTTGCAAATCATAGAGGTGAAACGGGTAGCTGACAGTTTTACTTTACATAGCTCTTATTATCAGCAGAATTGACCAACTATATTTTCTACTTACCGTTCTGCACATTTTTAATGgggttgtttatcttttttcacTGATTTATAAGGGCTCCTATAGCTTCATGAAATATACTCGTTGTGATAGAAGTTgttaatttatattcatattggtatttgtcttcttgccttgctttttcttttctataaataatttcattatttttatgtagttgaatatattaatcttttctttttaatcatcatATTCACACTGAAAAAGGACTTTTCTACCACAAAActactttttaatcttttacaatttaattttcatttaaaaatctttgataCATCTGAAATTTGCTTTGGTATGAAGTGAAAGGaagacttgaaattttttttccagatggttATGTAGAGTCCAAATTACACTTACAGAATATTCCTTACCCCTTCACCAATGTGAAGTGCCAAACTTATTGTATAATAAATTTCTATCTGAATTTTTACTGATGTCCAAACTTTCAACACTATTTTACTGATGTTTAAATATTCAGGTGCCAGCACCATTGTGCCATTCATTCAATATTCATTGTGCTACTTGTTGGGATGTTTTAACACACAGTTAGAGATAACTGcctctcattatttttctctttatggaaTTGCATTGGATATTTTTGCTTACAGTTTTTCAATGTATACTGTAAAACAAATTTGTCTACTTTCAAAACATTTCTGACATATTTGTTGGAatcatgtacatatatgtgtacatgtacatacatacatatacacatacgtatacatatatgtatatatgtacagacacacacatacaccatatACGTCTTATTTACTTTggttcattttataaatttttgtgttCTTCAGTAACACTTAAAGTATATCTCTATGTAAATTTTACAAATGTCTTTATAATcttattcagaattattttgttaCAATGGCATTGAAAATTTAGCCTTTTCTTccattgtatttttcaacttGGTTCCCATTTCActaaattatttcattcagtCAAAATTAAGTTTATCTTGTATATGCCATGAGCTGATGTTTTTTGCAAtcgctttttatttttaaacttttgttgtATGAAAGTGGCATGACacatgtatttcaaaaataaacacagtattACACTACTAAAACAAAAGAAGCCTCATTTTATAGTATCCTTAACAAGACATCTAAGcttatttaattgttttcattGAGAATTTTCCTCCCTTGACGGACTAGCCTAAAAATTTCAGGTAGTGCCACAATTAATACATTCCCAGCCACATCAATCGCCTTTGAAATCAATAACGGatcagtttttttgtttctttcaatctCTTTTTGTAGTCGATTTATCTCCTTATTCAACTCCTCGGATTTCTTTCCAAATCTTTCATTAAGCAATTCTTCTTGgacctataaaatgaaaagagtcCACTTGTGAAAATCACCATTATCAGGATTCAGCCAGCAGCAAACGTAGGTGTCTATTTTTCTGCCACTTTAGACTGCTGTTTGGAGGATATCCAATGTGTCCATACATTTTGACCTGGATAATGAGAGTATCCATGGTTTATAACATCCTAAGATGTCCTCAGCATCATCTCTCTGGGGGTGGGTAGGTGTTGGGCCTAGATCAGACATGAGAACTTTCCCCATAACGCATTCTAGCCCAAACAATGCTCTTTGGGTAGGAATACagttttaattctaattaattcTCAGTTCTATTTGAGGTTGCATGGCCACAATCATCTAATAAAACATGGTAACTACTGACTCTGTACAGAATATTGCTTATCAAGCTGCAGGTTGGACCAAGGAAagattttcctctatgttttATAATAATCCCAGGATATTCAGACAGATCTGGAAAAAAATGCAGCAAGTTTTGGAGCCTTTTCATTTCATATCAGACCTAATTGGATActttcaagacaaaaaaaaatctatttctgatCTCTCTGATGGTTGTATCAAGAATCCTAAGGACTATAGGACTAGAAGGCAAAGACCCTACTCAATTGGGGTTCACAAGACCATTCCATAACCACTCCAAATAGCAAACCATTCCTCAAGGGGTGTTATTTGTATACTCGAAAGTCTAGCACTATGGAAGGGGCAGATGTATTATGGCTTTAAGGGTTACAGCAGGATCCACATGGACTGAGGCAGTTAGTAAATCACATGCCATTTGTGTTTCACTCTTGGATCATGACTTTGCTTAAAATTTTGTCCTTCTCTTCCTGAGGAGTGAGGATCTGCCCAAATCCAGGCCAGACTTACCTTCAGATAATGTTTCaacatcctttccagcatttcCTGaacgttttctttttccttctttatcttctcTTCCAGCTGGCTTAGGTTTTCCTTGAGGCTCCTCTCTTGAGCCTCcattttttgctgttgttcattttctttctgttttagctGCTCCTGTTCCTTCTCAGAGGCCTCCCTTTTGGCCTGCTCCACTGCCCCATGAAAGTttttaaagggaataaaataaCAGGTCAGGTCTGACCCTCCTGAGCTTAGAGACTAAACTGACTTTGCAAAGGTGACTGGGAAATGTGTAATTTCACCAGATGGCCACACCATTGACAGGTTTCTCACTTTGAAGTTAGAGACTCTGCCTGGCTGGCTGATGTACAACTACCACTTGTCTTGTTATTTTCAGAATTGATTGAACAGAGCATGTTTTCTGTGGTAGAAGAGGAAACTCCTTGTTGCAAGAAGGTCTTTGGTCAGATCTGTCAGTGGGCACTGCAGGAATCTACCCATCCCGCTGTGAGTTGAGCCCTCCCCTGTACCTGCTTTGGCCATGTCCCCAGCAGTGAGGGCTTTGTCTAAATGCATGATGGATTCCTCTACTGCTGCCTGTGACTGTAGGAAGTTCTGGAGGATCTCATTTGCCTGAGGAACCAACCAACAAGGAGCAAATACATGTCAGGCAACAAAGATCTTGTCTCTGGTTGCAGAAATAATTGTTCAACAAAACCTCAAATGTGGCCCAGTAAATTGTGTATCCCTGAGTGATTCCCTTCCTTCTATGTCCACAGCATAAATTCTAATCTATTTATGAGAATGGAAAAACTCCATCATAGTCTTCTTAGTTCTTGAGACCCTTTTTTAACTGATGCCCACCCCCAAGCCCCACCATGGGTTACAGCCAACCAGACTCCTGATTCTacaaacatattaaaactttGTTCATATGTATTTggacattcttttcttcttcctggaagcTCTTCTAGCTTTTCTTAATAAAGCTAACATCTATGAATACTTCATCTTAAACTTCTAGGAGCAACCTTCTGTAATGTTTCCTAAGCTGCCATCTGAGCTTTGAATGGCCACCAAGATACTGATTTGCCCTaccagctctaccacttactgtgGCATGGGCTTAGGCAATTTATTAACTTCTCTGTGCATCACATTTCTCAAGTGTATAATGTAGATGGTAGTATACCTAATTCACAATATTACTCTGATGATTAAATTAATAACCCAACAAAAGCACCTAAAGACCATGTGTGGTAGAGAGAGTCAGTGTTCAATGTGTTaaccattattatcatcattaccaTTATCATTAGTCTATTAGCATACCAGTATAACCTTTATCATACCCTATCCTGTTCACTATTTGTATCTCTGGTAAAATCAGCATCTTGGGAGCAAAGTTGTGTCTCTAATATTTGTATTCCCCAGGGACTTAGCACAAATATTATCATATGCTCCATAGGGAATTATTGCCTTGCTCTTGTTTTTCCCCATAATTGGTACTAGGGTCTTAGATATTCAGAAGGTGCAACAAAGGCCACCTGACTCCATTCTACTGTTCAACCTCTTTCCCTTTATTCCTTACCTTAACTCCTTTCCTGTGTACCTCTTTATAACCAAGTTCaacatttctctttgcttttaagtACAGATCATATCctccagaaacagagaaagttCCTTTTGAAATGCTTTCCTTCAGAGGCTCTGAAAGCTGCTCCATTGCAGCCTGACAATATTTGAAAGATACATCTTCATTTTGCATCAAGAAAccatccttctttttctctatgGTGTCCTGCCAGGGAAATGTAGAGAAATCCAATGGGAAGAAGCTGTTAGGAGGGAAAGTTCAACTGTCATCCTTTTAGAAAAAGCATCCTGATTACCTAAGAGTACAATGAAACATGGGACAGACCAGGAGTCAAGAGACTTTTAGCCCTAGTTCTGACCAGTTCTCTGTGTGACCTGTGGAAAGTCCCTTTACTTCCCTGGGGTTGGAAGACATGAACTCCATGGTTCCTTCTGCTGTAGTATGATTAACAGTGACCCAATCATCAACAATGAGCAATAGGAAGTTGAATTGTGGCTAGAAGTAGAGTTTCCTCAGAGAGTTTGGGTTGTTATGGATGAAAATGTACATCCCCCTGCCCTCCAAACAATCATCTGGTAATGACTAAAGTGTATTCTGAGCAGACTTTGGAACTCTCCATGAATTCTTTTAACAAGAATTTGAGtgtgtaaagaggaaaaaataaacatttccccTGCTCTTGAAAATTACAATACAGCTGACTTTCTGGCATTTTCTCAATACgaacaaagagatttttttcaccGTAGGGTGGTCATAGACTGAAAGACAAACTTCCAGAAAGATGCCAATGGTAATTAATTGTCCCCAGGAATTAAACTCTCCtccaagatttccttcttctgaTGTATACCCCTTGCATGGTCCTGGAGCCTATGAATTTGCTGAATTTTATTCCAGTGGTTAGATATTACATGGTACAAGTTAACTTTAAGAAATGGAGATTACTAGAGGGTAGGATTGGAGAAAGCTTAGATAAGACCATATATTCTTTTAAAGCAGAGAGTTCTCCCAAGCTCTTGGTAGAAGAGGAagtcaaaaaaactaaaatatgaaaagaattttatgtgTCATTGTTGTCCTGAAGATGAAAGGAGAACATGGAGATGTACAAAAAATGCTTCTAGGAGCTGGAGGCACCCCCTGTCTGAAAGCCAACAAAAAAGGGAACATGAATCCTACAACCAAAAGGAAGGGGATTCAGTCAGCAGCCTGAAGGAACTTGGAGCCACTCCAGAGCCTGCAGCTGAGAACTCATTTTGGCCAACATCTTGTTTTTAGTCTGTGACACTCTGAGCAGAGGATGGCGCCATCCTATGCCTATGTTCTGACCTACAGAATGGTAAGCTtatgcatgtatattatatatgtattatatatattatatatgaataatatatatatacaaatatatatttattattacagtgtgctaaattaatggtaattttcaaatgtagcaatagaaaattaatagaaTGCCCATCTTTTAGTAGAAAGGTGACTAGTAACCCTGTAGTGCCCTGTCACTCACAAGAACCCAGGTTCCATCCACCATGAGAGGTAGAAGAGCTGCGGAGTCAAAAAAATGTACTGTAAGCATTCATCCAGAAGGGTAGGAATTAGGAAGGATAAATGCTAAGACACACTACCACAAGCTTTTTCTGGAAAGACCGCTTGTCATCCTTAAAGGAATGCTCCATGAAGACTGCAATGGCTTCCCTCTCGCAGTCTGTATGCACATCCAGCAGCTCCTGGAGCGTGTCTGTGGGGAAGCTCACTCGTTGGGCCATCTGCTCGCTGTAGTGGTCGGCTGCCTTCTGCACGGCCACTGAGTTCTCACGCTGGGCAAGAGCTGTCACCACGTTCTCCAAGCAAGGAACTTCTCCCGTCTTGATGGCATCCACATAGGCTTTCAACAGAGTCCCCAGCCCTGAATAAGGCAGGAAATTTGAGGATAAATAGCGAGGTCTTAATCATTGGCTTCCAGTTTTTATGGAGCATCATCCTGAGATCACAAAAACCCCACCTTATTTagaaacaaactttattttcttctttgggaatCTATTTCTTTCTAACAAcattgttttcctattctttcttttattgttctccatttcttcatattataatttaaatgatCAATTACaggagcgcctgtgtggctcagtcatttgagcatccaattttggctgaGGACATGATCTTgtagctcatgggttcaagctctgggcagggttctgtgctgacagcttggagcctggagcctgcttcggattctgcatctccatctctctctgccccttccccgctcgcgctctgtctctctctctctctctctctctctctctctctctcaaaaataaacattaaaacaatttgtttAATA belongs to Panthera tigris isolate Pti1 chromosome C1, P.tigris_Pti1_mat1.1, whole genome shotgun sequence and includes:
- the LOC102960142 gene encoding guanylate-binding protein 4, with protein sequence MASELTMEAPICLIKNKEEELVVNPEALEILDKISQPVVVVGIAGLSRTGKSYLMNRLAGQNHGFRMNATVRSETKGIWMWCVPHSSKKNHILVLLDTEGLGDVKKVNPKNDSWIFALTVLLSSTLIYNSIGTINHQALEQLHYVAELTQLIRAKSSTPDEVEDSTEFVSFFPDFVWTVRDFTLELKIDESSITEDEYLEDALKLIPGTNPKIQNSNIPRECIRQFFPKRKCFIFDRPTNDKNLLAHIENVPEDQLDSSFREQSNKFCTYIFTHTKTKTLREGIIVTGNRLGTLLKAYVDAIKTGEVPCLENVVTALAQRENSVAVQKAADHYSEQMAQRVSFPTDTLQELLDVHTDCEREAIAVFMEHSFKDDKRSFQKKLVDTIEKKKDGFLMQNEDVSFKYCQAAMEQLSEPLKESISKGTFSVSGGYDLYLKAKRNVELGYKEVHRKGVKANEILQNFLQSQAAVEESIMHLDKALTAGDMAKAVEQAKREASEKEQEQLKQKENEQQQKMEAQERSLKENLSQLEEKIKKEKENVQEMLERMLKHYLKVQEELLNERFGKKSEELNKEINRLQKEIERNKKTDPLLISKAIDVAGNVLIVALPEIFRLVRQGRKILNENN